The proteins below come from a single Juglans regia cultivar Chandler chromosome 12, Walnut 2.0, whole genome shotgun sequence genomic window:
- the LOC109005839 gene encoding uncharacterized protein LOC109005839 isoform X3, with protein MILPLQPHNLIFSLIPIQNRVPFLTRASFFLLVVVLLLISSALSPTATNAKPLKKQHPRINMKVHPIPRKRNITVQYDMNARDPLSEAQALLGLSSKKLRRLPHVFSRVLELPFRSDADVSVEEKPDCFRFIAETDNDIRNVRAHTVEIHPGVTKIVVRESGSLELSLDELELDMWRFRLPESTRPELASAAFVDGELIVTVPKGEEGVENAEENGVGGGGDEDVWRDENGEGFRGGIGEIIV; from the exons ATGATTCTTCCCCTTCAACCTCACAATCTGATCTTTTCTTTGATTCCCATACAAAATCGGGTTCCTTTTTTGACAAGGGCATCTTTCTTTTTGCTGGTGGTAGTATTACTATTAATCTCTAGCGCTCTCTCTCCCACCGCTACCAACGCCAAACCCCTAAAGAAGCAGCATCCCAGAATCAACATGAAGGTCCACCCGATACCCAGGAAGCGCAACATCACCGTCCAATACGATATGAATGCGAGAGATCCTCTCTCTGAGGCTCAGGCCCTTCTGGGTCTCTCCTCCAAGAAGCTCAGGCGCTTGCCACACGTCTTCAGCCGCGTCCTCGAGCTCCCCTTTCGGTCCGACGCCGATGTCTCGGTCGAGGAGAAGCCTGATTGCTTCCGATTCATCGCTGAGACCGATAACGATATCCGCAACGTGCGGGCCCACACCGTTGAAATCCATCCCGGGGTAACGAAGATTGTGGTGAGGGAAAGTGGGTCCCTCGAATTGTCCTTGGACGAGCTTGAGCTCGATATGTGGAGATTTCGGCTACCCGAGTCGACCCGGCCGGAGTTGGCAAGCGCGGCCTTTGTCGATGGAGAGCTTATCGTGACGGTGCCCAAGGGCGAGGAGGGAGTGGAGAATGCTGAGGAAAATGGcgttggtggtggtggagacgAGGATGTTTGGAGAGATGAGAATGGTGAGGGCTTTAGAGGAGGTATCGGAG AGATAATTGTTTAA
- the LOC109005839 gene encoding uncharacterized protein LOC109005839 isoform X1 — MILPLQPHNLIFSLIPIQNRVPFLTRASFFLLVVVLLLISSALSPTATNAKPLKKQHPRINMKVHPIPRKRNITVQYDMNARDPLSEAQALLGLSSKKLRRLPHVFSRVLELPFRSDADVSVEEKPDCFRFIAETDNDIRNVRAHTVEIHPGVTKIVVRESGSLELSLDELELDMWRFRLPESTRPELASAAFVDGELIVTVPKGEEGVENAEENGVGGGGDEDVWRDENGEGFRGGIGVQCSVTVLPDALAEIIV; from the exons ATGATTCTTCCCCTTCAACCTCACAATCTGATCTTTTCTTTGATTCCCATACAAAATCGGGTTCCTTTTTTGACAAGGGCATCTTTCTTTTTGCTGGTGGTAGTATTACTATTAATCTCTAGCGCTCTCTCTCCCACCGCTACCAACGCCAAACCCCTAAAGAAGCAGCATCCCAGAATCAACATGAAGGTCCACCCGATACCCAGGAAGCGCAACATCACCGTCCAATACGATATGAATGCGAGAGATCCTCTCTCTGAGGCTCAGGCCCTTCTGGGTCTCTCCTCCAAGAAGCTCAGGCGCTTGCCACACGTCTTCAGCCGCGTCCTCGAGCTCCCCTTTCGGTCCGACGCCGATGTCTCGGTCGAGGAGAAGCCTGATTGCTTCCGATTCATCGCTGAGACCGATAACGATATCCGCAACGTGCGGGCCCACACCGTTGAAATCCATCCCGGGGTAACGAAGATTGTGGTGAGGGAAAGTGGGTCCCTCGAATTGTCCTTGGACGAGCTTGAGCTCGATATGTGGAGATTTCGGCTACCCGAGTCGACCCGGCCGGAGTTGGCAAGCGCGGCCTTTGTCGATGGAGAGCTTATCGTGACGGTGCCCAAGGGCGAGGAGGGAGTGGAGAATGCTGAGGAAAATGGcgttggtggtggtggagacgAGGATGTTTGGAGAGATGAGAATGGTGAGGGCTTTAGAGGAGGTATCGGAG TTCAATGTTCTGTGACAGTTCTTCCCGATGCTTTGGCAGAGATAATTGTTTAA
- the LOC109005775 gene encoding transcription repressor OFP12-like — MSNYFWKKFHSCFSKLKSVPTIQTPPNKDPITSPMISTTPCSIILKNFNTLYDLNSSDSTDFFSSSDDSDGADSPPDFTTIFASHRFFFPSPGRSNSIFESLDAGQDPENALVKGSVKVPKYSLDPYIDFRRSMQEMAEARNLTDVTREWEYLHELLLCYLTLNPKHTHRYIIRAFADLVICILSSSSSPTFSAANHCRESKNRRQRYISQ, encoded by the coding sequence ATGTCGAACTACTTTTGGAAGAAGTTCCACAGCTGCTTCTCCAAACTCAAAAGCGTACCCACCATCCAAACCCCTCCAAACAAAGATCCAATCACCTCACCCATGATCTCCACAACTCCGTGCTCAATCATCCTCAAAAACTTCAACACCCTTTACGACCTTAACTCTTCAGACTCCActgatttcttctcctcctccgaTGACTCTGACGGCGCAGACTCACCCCCCGACTTTACCACCATCTTCGCCTCCCACCGCTTCTTCTTCCCCTCCCCTGGCCGCTCCAACTCCATTTTCGAGTCCCTGGACGCCGGGCAAGACCCTGAGAACGCATTGGTGAAGGGAAGCGTCAAAGTGCCTAAGTACTCGCTAGATCCTTACATTGATTTCCGGCGGTCAATGCAAGAGATGGCTGAAGCAAGAAATCTCACCGACGTGACAAGGGAATGGGAGTATTTGCATGAGCTTCTCTTATGTTACCTTACACTGAATCCTAAACACACCCACAGGTATATTATTCGTGCTTTCGCCGACCTTGTCATCTGTATcttgtcgtcgtcgtcgtccCCAACGTTTTCTGCCGCCAATCACTGCCGGGAGTCCAAGAACCGCCGGCAACGATATATTTCACAGTAG
- the LOC109005797 gene encoding uncharacterized protein LOC109005797, producing MKTVLLVSTPGKSSTTTTMEDDRSESRDSCYFPGCRKDANCNCKICLASINATLDLMPISVQKSSLTKISASGPNDVESTPISFNSSNMSTPRSSANRAPAPPVLKSNVRLDLNEKMGRRKRERGLRGRFMRLVLGLNLIFIAEFGLSRGIPGVLRPVLSPGIVKNVGEKSWVAQDLKGKLRFVQRELQSLVDAEVSNCSNTNSVWKIDQNGLLLNSRCTLYKSAVEEVSIWGWPLQTAGLLMTEFSSRSFTILSGRVTEWTDGKVGYLIRKANTSWVHRKWGASVVQLNPDTWVLEYRRSSVLDNSRLFLAAVEFLKYRISKMVGSVKQEFWFFSHALRSNHFSLFTAKYDTKIPT from the exons ATGAAAACGGTGCTTTTAGTATCAACACCTGGAAAATCAAGCACCACCACGACCATGGAGGACGACCGGTCCGAGAGCCGAGACAGCTGCTACTTTCCCGGGTGCCGGAAAGATGCCAACTGCAACTGCAAGATTTGCTTGGCCAGCATCAATGCCACCCTCGACCTCATGCCCATCAGCGTCCAGAAAAGTTCCCTCACCAAGATCTCTGCTTCTGGGCCCAACGACGTGGAGAGCACCCCGATCTCGTTCAATTCTTCGAATATGTCCACGCCAAGGTCGAGTGCAAATCGGGCTCCGGCCCCTCCGGTTCTCAAATCGAATGTAAGATTGGATTTGAACGAGAAGATGGGAAGGAGGAAAAGAGAGCGGGGTTTGAGGGGCCGTTTTATGAGATTGGTATTGGGtttgaatttgattttcatCGCGGAGTTCGGGCTTTCTCGTGGGATTCCTGGGGTTCTGCGACCCGTGTTGTCACCCGGTATAGTTAAAAATGTTGGTGAGAAATCTTGGGTTGCCCAAGATTTGAAGGGGAAGCTGAGGTTTGTGCAGAGAGAGTTGCAGAGTCTTGTTGATGCGGAGGTGTCAAATTGCAGCAATACTAATTCTGTTTGGAAAATTGACCAG aATGGTTTGCTCTTGAATTCGCGTTGTACATTGTACAAGTCAGCAGTGGAGGAGGTGAGCATATGGGGATGGCCTTTGCAGACTGCGGGATTACTCATGACTGAGTTTTCTTCCCGGTCATTCACCATTTTATCCGGCAGAGTCACCGAG TGGACCGATGGGAAAGTTGGGTATTTGATTCGGAAGGCAAACACTTCATGGGTGCACCGGAAGTGGGGCGCCTCAGTTGTGCAATTAAATCCTGATACCTGGGTTCTTGAGTACCGGCGGAGCTCAGTATTGGATAACTCCAGATTATTTTTAGCAGCGGTTGAGTTCTTGAAGTATCGGATTTCGAAAATGGTTGGAAGTGTGAAGCAAGAGTTTTGGTTCTTCAGTCATGCTTTAAGAAGCAACCATTTCTCTCTGTTTACAGCAAAATATGACACGAAGATCCCAACTTGA
- the LOC109005843 gene encoding probable prefoldin subunit 2 produces the protein MASKSEDDHNEPVNEQAVANKYATMRSELNQIYSKITELEMEVSEHSLVMNAIQPLDPSRRCYRMIGGVLVERTIREVLPAVHRNKEGLEEVISRLNEALEKKKKEIADFETQYKIRIRKSDGETKDDNGRKEGSSQGVLVGPASGSE, from the coding sequence ATGGCGAGCAAATCTGAAGATGATCACAATGAACCAGTAAATGAACAAGCGGTTGCAAATAAGTATGCTACTATGAGGTCTGAACTGAACCAAATTTACTCAAAAATCACTGAACTAGAGATGGAAGTGAGTGAGCACTCATTGGTCATGAATGCTATTCAGCCGCTAGACCCATCTAGGCGTTGCTATCGGATGATTGGTGGTGTTCTAGTGGAGAGAACCATCAGAGAGGTGTTGCCTGCTGTCCATCGGAACAAAGAGGGGCTTGAGGAGGTTATATCCAGGCTCAATGAAGCcttggaaaagaagaaaaaggaaattgcTGACTTTGAGACCCAGTACAAAATTAGGATAAGAAAGTCTGATGGTGAGACGAAGGATGACAATGGACGAAAGGAAGGTTCTTCTCAAGGAGTCCTTGTCGGCCCTGCAAGTGGAAGCGAATGA
- the LOC109005839 gene encoding uncharacterized protein LOC109005839 isoform X2 — translation MILPLQPHNLIFSLIPIQNRVPFLTRASFFLLVVVLLLISSALSPTATNAKPLKKQHPRINMKVHPIPRKRNITVQYDMNARDPLSEAQALLGLSSKKLRRLPHVFSRVLELPFRSDADVSVEEKPDCFRFIAETDNDIRNVRAHTVEIHPGVTKIVVRESGSLELSLDELELDMWRFRLPESTRPELASAAFVDGELIVTVPKGEEGVENAEENGVGGGGDEDVWRDENGEGFRGGIGVLPDALAEIIV, via the exons ATGATTCTTCCCCTTCAACCTCACAATCTGATCTTTTCTTTGATTCCCATACAAAATCGGGTTCCTTTTTTGACAAGGGCATCTTTCTTTTTGCTGGTGGTAGTATTACTATTAATCTCTAGCGCTCTCTCTCCCACCGCTACCAACGCCAAACCCCTAAAGAAGCAGCATCCCAGAATCAACATGAAGGTCCACCCGATACCCAGGAAGCGCAACATCACCGTCCAATACGATATGAATGCGAGAGATCCTCTCTCTGAGGCTCAGGCCCTTCTGGGTCTCTCCTCCAAGAAGCTCAGGCGCTTGCCACACGTCTTCAGCCGCGTCCTCGAGCTCCCCTTTCGGTCCGACGCCGATGTCTCGGTCGAGGAGAAGCCTGATTGCTTCCGATTCATCGCTGAGACCGATAACGATATCCGCAACGTGCGGGCCCACACCGTTGAAATCCATCCCGGGGTAACGAAGATTGTGGTGAGGGAAAGTGGGTCCCTCGAATTGTCCTTGGACGAGCTTGAGCTCGATATGTGGAGATTTCGGCTACCCGAGTCGACCCGGCCGGAGTTGGCAAGCGCGGCCTTTGTCGATGGAGAGCTTATCGTGACGGTGCCCAAGGGCGAGGAGGGAGTGGAGAATGCTGAGGAAAATGGcgttggtggtggtggagacgAGGATGTTTGGAGAGATGAGAATGGTGAGGGCTTTAGAGGAGGTATCGGAG TTCTTCCCGATGCTTTGGCAGAGATAATTGTTTAA
- the LOC109005842 gene encoding late embryogenesis abundant protein D-34-like, whose protein sequence is MSHEEQQGRPRDEREQPIRYGDVFHVSGDLSSNPVGPQDAAMMQSAEQTVLGQTQKGGPAAAMQSAASRNERAGLFGHCGLSDVAGQQGVTVTETDVPGSRIITESVAGQVVCQYVESTAVQQAAVEVIEQSAITIGEALEAAAQSARNKPVDQSDAAAIKAAEVRATGSNVITPGGLAATAQSAANHNALVDREGDKIKLRDVLTGATSKLAGDKAATQEDAEGVVSAELRNNPIMATQPGGVAASVAAAARLNESI, encoded by the exons ATGAGCCATGAGGAACAGCAAGGGAGGCCTCGCGATGAGAGAGAACAACCCATCAGATACGGTGACGTATTTCACGTCTCCGGTGACCTCTCGTCGAATCCCGTCGGGCCTCAAGACGCAGCCATGATGCAGTCGGCTGAGCAAACGGTGTTGGGACAGACTCAGAAGGGCGGACCAGCTGCTGCCATGCAATCCGCTGCAAGTCGCAACGAGAGAGCCGGTCTTTTCGGTCACTGCGGTCTTAGCGACGTTGCTGGCCAGCAAGGCGTCACCGTTACGGAGACCGATGTCCCTGGAAGTCGCATAATAACCGAATCAGTTGCTGGACAA GTTGTTTGTCAGTACGTGGAGTCAACAGCAGTGCAACAAGCAGCAGTTGAGGTTATCGAACAGAGTGCAATTACTATAGGGGAGGCACTAGAAGCTGCTGCACAATCAGCAAGAAACAAGCCAGTGGATCAGAGTGACGCGGCGGCAATTAAAGCGGCCGAGGTGAGAGCGACCGGCAGTAATGTTATAACCCCAGGAGGGCTCGCGGCCACTGCTCAGTCTGCCGCAAATCACAATGCGCTAGTCGATAGGGAGGGCGATAAGATTAAGCTACGCGATGTTTTGACA GGTGCGACCTCGAAGTTGGCAGGGGACAAGGCAGCAACTCAGGAGGATGCTGAAGGAGTGGTGAGTGCGGAGCTAAGGAACAATCCAATTATGGCAACTCAGCCAGGAGGAGTGGCAGCGTCAGTGGCTGCAGCTGCTAGGCTCAACGAGAGCATTTAA